A part of Capsicum annuum cultivar UCD-10X-F1 chromosome 6, UCD10Xv1.1, whole genome shotgun sequence genomic DNA contains:
- the LOC107875269 gene encoding EKC/KEOPS complex subunit bud32, translating into METKTDGSDGSLVLIKQGAEARVFESTFVGSRRCIIKERFSKKYRHPTLDSKLTLKRLNAEARCMTKARRLGVLTPVLYAVDPVMHSLTFEYIEGPSVKDILLGFGLVGVDKERMADIATQIGNAIGKLHDGGLVHGDLTTSNMLVRNASNQLVLIDFGLSFTSTLPEDKAVDLYVLERALLSMHSSCGNVMDQILAAYRKSSKQWSSTLNKLAEVRLRGRKRTMVG; encoded by the exons ATGGAAACCAAGACAGATGGAAGTGATGGATCCTTGGTTTTAATCAAGCAAGGAGCTGAGGCT AGGGTATTTGAGTCGACATTTGTGGGTAGCAGGAGGTGTATCATCAAGGAACGGTTTTCAAAGAAATACAGGCATCCGACTTTGGACTCAAAGCTCACCCTTAAACGGTTGAATGCG GAGGCCAGGTGCATGACAAAAGCTAGACGGCTTGGTGTTCTTACTCCAGTGCTTTATGCTGTTGACCCTGTTATGCATTCTCTCACCTTTGAATATATTGAAGGTCCTTCTGTGAAAGATATATTGCTTGGCTTTGGACTAGTTGGTGTTGACAAAGAACGGATGGCTGATATTGCAACACAGATTGGTAATGCTATCGGAAAACTACACGATGGTGGCCTAGTCCATGGTGATTTGACAACATCAAACATGTTAGTAAGGAATGCTTCCAATCAGCTG GTGTTGATTGACTTTGGTCTAAGCTTTACTTCAACGCTTCCAGAAGATAAAGCAGTTGATTTGTATGTACTAGAACGTGCTTTACTCTCTATGCACTCTTCTTGTGGAAATGTG ATGGACCAGATACTTGCTGCATATAGGAAGTCCTCTAAGCAGTGGTCATCAACTTTGAACAAGCTAGCCGAAG TGAGGCTAAGAGGAAGAAAGCGCACAATGGTTGGTTGA
- the LOC107875271 gene encoding protein ANTAGONIST OF LIKE HETEROCHROMATIN PROTEIN 1 codes for MAPIRKSKKMKKDSSKLKKIKDINNKHKSINIHNKATECDWWECFWSKNSPTPGSGVPCDEEEGFKYYFRVSKSTFDYICSLVREDLISRPPSGLINIEGRLLSVEKQVAIAMRRLASGESQVSVGASFGVGQSTVSQVTWRFIEALEERAKHHLKWPEPSKMEMIKSEFERSFGLPNCCGAIDATHIVMTLPAVETSDDWCDQENNYSMLLQGIVDSEMRFLDIVTGWPGGMTTSRLFKCSGFYKLCENGDRLNGNVKVAFEGAEVREYILGGFSYPLLPWLITPYEGDDLSDPMQDFNAVHATASSVAVKAFTQLKGGWRILNKVMWRPDKQKLPSIILVCCLLHNIIIDCGDKLHPDVALAGHHDPGYKGQSSKKIESTGRLMRENLTKHIQVTKKDGSM; via the exons ATGGCTCCAATAAGGAaatcaaagaagatgaagaaagatTCAAGCAAGTTGAAGAAAATCAAAGACATAAACAACAAACACAAATCCATCAACATTCACAACAAAGCCACTGAATGCGATTGGTGGGAATGTTTCTGGAGCAAGAATTCACCAACCCCAG GTTCTGGTGTACCTTGTGATGAAGAGGAAGGTTTCAAGTATTATTTCCGTGTTTCCAAGAGTACTTTTGATTACATATGTTCGCTTGTAAGGGAGGACCTTATCTCAAGACCTCCTTCAGGTCTGATAAACATCGAGGGAAGGCTTCTTAGTGTTGAGAAGCAAGTTGCGATTGCAATGAGAAGATTGGCTTCTGGTGAATCCCAAGTTTCAGTTGGGGCATCATTTGGAGTCGGGCAGTCCACTGTGTCTCAGGTTACCTGGAGATTCATCGAAGCATTGGAAGAACGTGCAAAGCATCATCTTAAGTGGCCAGAACCTAGTAAGATGGAGATGATCAAGTCTGAGTTTGAACGATCATTTGGTTTGCCTAACTGTTGTGGAGCAATTGATGCAACCCACATCGTAATGACCCTTCCTGCTGTTGAAACCTCAGATGATTGGTGTGATCAGGAAAACAATTACAGCATGCTTTTGCAAGGTATCGTGGACAGTGAGATGCGTTTTTTAGACATTGTGACAGGATGGCCTGGGGGCATGACCACTTCAAGGCTGTTCAAGTGCTCTGGATTTTACAAACTCTGTGAAAATGGTGATCGTTTAAACGGAAATGTAAAAGTGGCTTTTGAAGGAGCAGAAGTTAGAGAGTACATTCTAGGAGGATTTAGTTACCCTCTTCTTCCATGGCTCATTACACCTTATGAAGGTGATGACCTCTCggatcccatgcaagattttaatGCGGTGCACGCCACTGCAAGTTCAGTTGCAGTAAAAGCTTTCACACAATTGAAGGGAGGTTGGAGAATCCTTAATAAGGTTATGTGGAGACCTGATAAACAGAAACTCCCTAGTATCATCCTCGTGTGTTGTTTACTTCATAATATTATCATTGATTGTGGAGACAAATTACACCCTGATGTTGCCCTAGCTGGCCATCATGACCCGGGATATAAGGGACAGAGCAGCAAGAAGATCGAATCAACGGGAAGATTAATGAGGGAAAATTTAACTAAACACATACAGGTTACCAAAAAAGATGGTTCGATGTAG